One stretch of Bombina bombina isolate aBomBom1 chromosome 7, aBomBom1.pri, whole genome shotgun sequence DNA includes these proteins:
- the TCF20 gene encoding transcription factor 20, with the protein MQSFREQSSYHGNQQSYPPEAHGTSRLEEYSPRQQAQMFQGSYGGRRGGSSAPAAMPSGEGPGLQNYSAYRKESSDFYYLGNKEGTSSGSQTPQRRPSGPVQSYGPPQGNSSSANTPGFGTHYSREGHHGQFAGQHSAAANLSQYSQDFPGSYSPSGSQYPSHMPGQQLRQQLYQSHQPLSQASNSPASTGTSHLQQMQRSTPLGSPAGYPLRVGQYGQHYQPPAGSSSSSFPASQRFGQSGTNYESYSPGSTSSPYESHMPGSSYGTQGYSGYTSQHLKSFETSKLPQSGGQGQQQPQQQQQQPQPQPSHVMQYSNSSKLPLQSQTGQYSQAEVPVRSPMQFQQNFSPISNPSPAASVVQSPTCSSTPSPLMTSGENLQCGQGNVSLSSRNRILQMMPQLSPNTHAGSFKGFGVEGPPEKRLTDPGLSSLSALSSQVANLPNTVQHMLLSDALTPHKKSGKRTSRKTDSCANSETSSQAEEQLKSPMAESLDGSCSSSSADPGERVRQLSGQSTSSEAGYKGPSSEKPASPPAQEWQIEPPAKTPVEEVETAPEPTETFQDLPKASEKSVGVIVSMETVTNRAEKAVDEVPPPTSENDAETTSRDEVVETAKDEEIPEDCTTSQNGEPSTTDSQSLSTATNTTPRAETPKSPVGPGFSFKEGSSSFRNASSLPQLSKHTETGVFAGQTDRKPSSSRSEKFPSLLQEVLQGHHQQERRYARSTQEPPVVTVSSEQSLRPNVLMSQANELPNRSILGKTLAPHLETPHWGPWDRKSAPEVKQINLADYPVTRKFEVEPPASCHEPSGGPSERRSVICDISPLRQLVRDPSSSHHISSGQERSSDSRPGQSVILPSVMMSLDTKTNQSGTPKVEDLELQKMHRKRAGDHCMPYSTKELSRSNTSPRSMTYDLNQDYSSHNSRAPHPRRGTGRVGSRGRSPSQSQDLSDKLKMSPGRSRGPTDTHHINPVMNLSDRASREAIYSAFFQNTDNSSLAFHTNSRSSSYGEPHPAYTSPLHFKRQIYQQDEYKEWLGTSAQAILSASQHRQEISRKSPRQDQFHVRSPGRSENEGLGYSHSGQYHESSNLDFSRQLRVGEGGPTNLTTLELKRNQKTPPGEPTSWNLGRQTSPVKKIGSPVGATQKPFSPISQTDTHIPRPGESADLPKAGCNAHRPPGPDEQSHHNPLIMRRRVRSFISPIPSKRQTPDDKGRPSIPLPKDGFEKMSGSHVLSPRGKDTECSPLSEDLSKGGPQPQSPPAVSLSSPTKTKILPPRKGRGLKLEAIVQKITSPNVRRSSAPNSAENAGEAVTLDDILSLKNQGSEGVNESLQDTAERPSDSIMDIASTEEAKVKSLSPKSLDLWNTRDEKKIKKENDEQFMDPNDHLSSGMPAQQPSNHYMEGRGPSPILEPKCSLPQVQPHEAVDKEKLASTPCPVLPKTEIIPPKGYFPSGKKKGRPIGSVNKQKKQQQKLQQQQQLQQQQQLQQQQLLLQLQQQPQDHQQLLPPTAQSFPLTPIMQQQPTVEQGSEAEPKPKRMRRERRKPAGTPRRRRGKQAAPIVAPIEPEIKLKYASQTIDKTENKAKSFFPYIHVENREDLGLSCILINAEEEEQRWKKLNSARKGQRSSSPQPSTDTKALPSSSFMVQGPAVTESATIGPLVCSLCGKWANYRNLGDLFGPFYTQEYASTLSKNPPPKKVSETPQKVKVRHKDASDGSKSDSDEEEEEEQEEAREQRSLSAHPRYKRRNRSGECVSSRHAVPSRRKTTDHCELTPVDSSGPSTATADIGPEQGFPIPQLPLDSNEFWMHEGCVLWANGVYFVSGRLYGLQEAVDIAREMKCSHCQETGATLGCYNKGCACCYHYPCAMDSECLLNEENFSVRCPKHKTKTIKGLSAEQPEQG; encoded by the coding sequence ATGCAGTCCTTTCGGGAACAGAGCAGTTACCATGGTAACCAACAGAGCTATCCCCCGGAAGCCCATGGAACATCCAGGTTGGAAGAATATAGCCCACGGCAGCAAGCTCAGATGTTTCAGGGCAGCTATGGAGGTCGTCGAGGAGGGTCAAGTGCACCCGCAGCAATGCCTTCAGGTGAAGGTCCTGGTCTGCAAAATTACTCAGCTTACCGCAAAGAATCAAGTGATTTCTACTACCTTGGGAACAAAGAGGGGACTTCTTCTGGAAGCCAGACCCCACAGCGTCGGCCATCTGGCCCTGTACAAAGTTATGGGCCTCCACAAGGGAATAGCAGCAGTGCAAACACCCCAGGTTTTGGCACACACTATAGCAGAGAAGGACATCATGGACAGTTTGCAGGTCAACATTCTGCTGCAGCCAACCTGTCCCAGTACTCACAGGATTTCCCAGGCTCCTATTCCCCCAGCGGGAGCCAATATCCATCTCATATGCCTGGCCAGCAGTTGAGGCAACAGCTCTATCAATCACACCAACCCCTTTCGCAGGCCAGCAATTCTCCAGCATCTACCGGCACATCACACCTGCAGCAAATGCAACGTTCTACTCCACTTGGCTCACCTGCTGGATACCCACTGCGTGTGGGACAGTACGGGCAACACTACCAGCCTCCTGCAGGCTCTTCCTCTAGTTCTTTTCCAGCTTCTCAACGGTTTGGACAGTCTGGGACAAACTATGAGAGTTATAGTCCTGGAAGTACCAGCTCTCCATATGAGAGTCATATGCCTGGATCATCCTATGGGACCCAAGGATACAGTGGCTACACTAGTCAGCACTTGAAAAGCTTTGAGACCTCTAAGTTACCTCAAAGTGGTGGACAGGGACAGCAGCAGCCACAGCAGCAGCAACAACAGCCGCAACCGCAGCCTTCTCATGTGATGCAGTATTCTAACTCTTCTAAACTCCCTTTACAAAGCCAGACTGGGCAGTACAGCCAAGCTGAGGTTCCTGTACGCTCCCCAATGCAGTTTCAGCAGAATTTTAGCCCTATTTCTAACCCATCTCCAGCAGCTTCTGTTGTACAGTCTCCAACCTGCAGCTCCACTCCATCACCTCTGATGACAAGTGGTGAAAACCTCCAGTGTGGACAAGGTAATGTCTCTCTTTCATCCAGAAACCGGATCTTACAAATGATGCCACAGTTAAGCCCTAACACCCATGCTGGAAGCTTCAAGGGTTTTGGAGTAGAAGGTCCCCCTGAGAAACGCCTTACTGATCCTGGTCTTAGTAGCCTTAGTGCTTTGAGTAGCCAGGTGGCTAACCTTCCCAATACAGTGCAACATATGTTACTTTCCGATGCTCTGACACCTCACAAAAAAAGTGGAAAGCGAACATCAAGGAAGACTGACAGTTGTGCCAACTCGGAGACCTCTTCTCAGGCTGAAGAGCAGCTCAAGTCACCAATGGCAGAGTCCTTGGATGGCAGCTGCTCTAGCAGTTCAGCTGACCCTGGAGAGAGGGTGAGGCAACTCAGTGGGCAGAGCACAAGCTCAGAAGCCGGATATAAAGGGCCTTCCTCTGAAAAACCAGCTTCCCCACCAGCCCAAGAATGGCAGATAGAACCTCCTGCAAAAACCCCAGTGGAAGAAGTTGAGACTGCACCAGAGCCTACAGAGACATTTCAGGATTTGCCCAAGGCAAGTGAGAAATCTGTTGGAGTTATCGTTTCAATGGAGACAGTGACAAACAGAGCAGAGAAGGCAGTGGATGAGGTTCCTCCACCAACCTCTGAGAATGATGCAGAGACAACATCACGTGATGAGGTAGTTGAAACTGCTAAAGATGAAGAAATCCCTGAGGATTGTACTACCAGTCAGAATGGAGAACCTAGCACCACAGATTCTCAGTCACTATCTACAGCAACAAATACTACGCCACGTGCAGAGACTCCAAAATCTCCAGTGGGTCCTGGTTTTAGCTTCAAGGAAGGGTCATCAAGTTTCCGAAATGCTAGCAGCTTGCCCCAACTTTCCAAACATACAGAAACTGGGGTTTTTGCAGGACAGACTGATAGAAAACCCAGTTCTAGTAGGAGTGAGAAGTTTCCAAGCCTTTTACAAGAGGTCCTACAAGGACACCATCAGCAAGAAAGGAGATATGCTAGAAGCACTCAGGAGCCTCCAGTAGTGACTGTAAGCTCTGAACAGTCATTGAGGCCCAATGTTCTCATGAGTCAAGCCAATGAACTACCTAATCGCAGTATTCTTGGAAAGACACTTGCACCTCACTTGGAAACACCACACTGGGGGCCTTGGGATAGGAAGTCTGCTCCTGAAGTTAAACAAATAAACCTTGCAGATTATCCAGTAACTAGAAAGTTTGAAGTAGAACCACCAGCATCCTGCCATGAACCTAGTGGTGGTCCTTCTGAAAGGAGATCTGTAATATGTGACATTTCACCACTGAGACAGCTTGTTCGTGATCcttctagctctcatcatattagcTCTGGGCAAGAAAGATCTTCTGATAGCAGGCCTGGTCAATCTGTAATCCTACCCAGTGTCATGATGTCTTTAGACACAAAGACCAATCAAAGTGGAACACCTAAAGTAGAAGACCTTGAACTTCAAAAAATGCACAGAAAACGAGCTGGTGATCACTGCATGCCATATAGCACAAAGGAACTATCTAGAAGCAACACCAGCCCAAGATCCATGACTTATGACCTCAACCAAGACTATAGTTCACATAACAGCCGTGCACCACACCCAAGAAGGGGGACTGGTAGGGTGGGGTCCCGAGGAAGATCACCTTCTCAGTCACAGGATCTTAGTGATAAGTTGAAGATGTCTCCAGGAAGAAGTAGAGGTCCAACAGACACTCATCATATAAATCCTGTGATGAATCTTTCAGATCGAGCAAGCCGGGAAGCTATCTACTCTGCCTTTTTCCAGAATACTGATAATTCTTCTCTGGCTTTTCATACAAACTCCAGGTCAAGTTCTTATGGGGAGCCACAtcctgcatacacttctcctttaCATTTCAAGAGACAGATATATCAGCAGGATGAATACAAAGAGTGGTTGGGAACTTCAGCCCAAGCTATACTTTCAGCTTCACAACATCGTCAGGAAATTTCACGCAAAAGCCCAAGACAGGATCAGTTCCATGTTCGTAGTCCAGGAAGGAGTGAGAATGAAGGTCTAGGATATAGCCATTCAGGGCAGTACCATGAATCTAGCAACTTAGATTTTAGTCGCCAGTTGCGTGTTGGTGAGGGTGGTCCTACCAACCTAACAACATTGGAGCTAAAACGAAACCAGAAGACTCCCCCAGGGGAACCAACTAGTTGGAACTTGGGCCGTCAGACATCTCCTGTGAAAAAGATTGGATCTCCTGTGGGGGCTACTCAGAAACCATTTAGTCCCATTAGTCAAACAGATACACATATCCCTAGACCCGGAGAATCTGCTGACTTGCCAAAAGCTGGTTGTAATGCCCACCGACCACCCGGCCCTGATGAACAGTCTCATCACAATCCTCTAATTATGAGGAGGAGAGTCAGGTCTTTTATTTCCCCCATTCCTAGTAAGAGACagacacctgatgacaagggtcgCCCCTCCATTCCTCTACCAAAAGACGGGTTTGAGAAAATGTCTGGATCCCACGTGTTATCCCCAAGGGGTAAAGACACCGAATGCTCCCCACTATCAGAAGATCTCTCTAAAGGTGGACCTCAACCACAGAGCCCACCAGCTGTGTCTCTTTCTAGTCCCACCAAGACTAAAATCCTTCCTCCCCGCAAGGGAAGGGGCTTGAAACTGGAAGCCATAGTGCAAAAAATCACATCACCTAATGTCAGACGAAGTTCAGCACCAAACAGTGCAGAGAATGCAGGTGAAGCTGTAACGCTTGATGATATTCTATCCCTAAAGAATCAGGGATCAGAAGGTGTGAATGAATCCTTGCAAGATACTGCAGAAAGACCAAGTGATTCAATAATGGATATTGCCAGCACTGAAGAGGCAAAAGTAAAGAGCCTTTCTCCAAAATCTCTAGATCTCTGGAATACCCGTGATGAGAAAAAGATAAAAAAGGAAAATGATGAGCAGTTCATGGACCCCAATGATCATTTGTCTTCTGGAATGCCAGCACAGCAGCCATCCAACCATTACATGGAAGGAAGGGGACCATCTCCAATCCTGGAACCAAAATGTTCTTTGCCCCAGGTTCAACCACATGAGGCTGTGGATAAAGAAAAGCTTGCCTCCACCCCTTGTCCTGTTCTACCCAAAACAGAAATTATACCCCCAAAAGGTTACTTTCCCTCTGGGAAAAAGAAAGGACGCCCTATTGGCAGTGTCAACAAACAGAAAAAGCAGCAGCAGAAGCTACAACAGCAGCAGCAGCTTCAACAGCAGCAACAGCTACAACAGCAGCAGTTGCTGCTACAACTACAGCAACAACCACAAGACCATCAGCAATTGCTGCCTCCTACAGCACAGTCTTTTCCATTAACACCTATCATGCAACAGCAACCAACAGTGGAGCAAGGCTCAGAGGCAGAGCCAAAGCCAAAAAGgatgaggagagagaggaggaagcctGCTGGAACACCAAGGAGAAGAAGAGGAAAGCAGGCAGCTCCCATTGTGGCACCTATAGAGCCTGAGATCAAACTGAAGTATGCCAGTCAAACCATAGACAagacagagaacaaagcaaaatccttTTTCCCTTATATCCATGTAGAAAACCGAGAAGACTTAGGCTTGTCCTGTATTCTCATCAATGCTGAAGAAGAAGAGCAGCGTTGGAAGAAGCTCAACTCTGCAAGGAAAGGTCAGAGGTCCTCGTCCCCACAACCTAGCACAGACACAAAAGCATTGCCATCATCTAGTTTTATGGTTCAAGGACCAGCTGTAACTGAATCTGCAACAATTGGCCCTCTTGTCTGCTCTCTTTGTGGTAAGTGGGCTAATTACCGAAATCTTGGAGATCTTTTTGGACCTTTCTATACCCAAGAATATGCTTCAACCCTTTCTAAGAATCCCCCTCCCAAAAAGGTATCCGAAACCCCACAAAAGGTGAAGGTTAGACACAAAGATGCATCTGATGGCTCAAAGTCTGACTCtgatgaagaggaagaggaggagcaagAGGAAGCTCGAGAGCAGCGCAGCTTGTCTGCACATCCCCGTTACAAGCGCCGGAACCGCtcaggggaatgtgtttcctccAGGCATGCTGTACCTTCCCGTAGGAAGACAACTGACCATTGTGAACTGACCCCTGTGGACTCTAGTGGGCCATCAACTGCCACTGCAGATATTGGCCCTGAGCAAGGGTTTCCAATCCCCCAACTACCTCTCGACAGCAATGAATTCTGGATGCATGAGGGGTGTGTCCTTTGGGCCAATGGTGTCTACTTTGTCTCTGGACGTCTGTACGGGCTGCAAGAGGCTGTTGATATCGCCCGAGAAATG